In Babesia microti strain RI chromosome IV, complete genome, the sequence AATTAGTCATAGTTAATGTACTACATCATACTTAATTTTAGCGTAATAAGAAGTTTTAAACAGTAATACCAGAGAAAAATTAGATTGAATTCAATATAGTATCTATCTACATAGATAGATAGAATCCAGGCATAGCTATTTGGTCTGCGAATCCAAATTGCCCAAATTATCTcttatcaattttacaacCATTTCCGCAACTTCATTGCTAATTTGAGTGTCATCAGTCCCAACAATTGCACTGACATCTTCCGTTGTTAGTACAGGCAGCGAGACTGCATTGTAGGCCTGTGGCGCTGTTAACCCAAACATTTGTAGTTGCTGAATTATTTGACGGTCGTGTGATTTGTACTTGTAATTATTGAGATATGCTGCAACCCGCGATATAAACTCTTGTTTGTTATTGTCATTGATGCATTCCAAATCTACGCCAAATTCGCATAGCTTATCAATTCTGCTCTTTATATTTGATGCCACTGATGTAGTTGAATTGTGCCTTTTGATTATTTCGCTTAATTCATTCGGGGTCAAActatcatcatcattgCCATTGGGATACACAGGCATATACACTAGACAACACAATAGTCAACAGAACATGTAGACGAACTGgtataatttcatataatattatattgataataaagTATCACTCTaaaattttggcaaattgCACTATTAAGtgatgaattatttgacaaaataatttcatgaCCCTTCGAGTAAATATACGCAAGCATACGATTGGTATCCAATTGTGTCACTAATATGATTAAAGCTGTGACAAATTGTCGAAAATTATATCTGAAATTATGCGtgttaaaatatatccggagaataatcatttaatgtTCCATCTCGCTTCCTTTCCCAATATAAGTTATTGAAGATATAAACGGGTTCTGCAGTGATTGGGTGGGGAATTTTCTTAAAATAGAGAGGTTTGTACGGCTCTTTACGATTTAAAGCTGCTCCTCGCTGTTTCTCCTCCACCCTGTTTTTCTCCTTCCCTGCAAGCTCCAAATCTCCTTTCTCATATGCGATTATGTCCGGTCTAAATCTAGAATCGGTAGTTGCAATTACAGAACCATGCGCTGGATCGTAGTGTGGCGAAACCTGGCCAAGTTGCATTGTCATATAACTAAAGCCGTAGTAGATGGAATTGTTAGCAGGCTTTTTATTGGGTTTCCAGGCCTGAATCCTCGATCCTGGTTCAACTTGTATATTTTCCCAATCTATATTTGATATGAAGCTGTCCCAGGCATCTCCCTCTGTTTTGAATGCACTCTTGTCATAATTGAAGGTGTTGTTTGGATTTATCATCCTACCCCCGTTAGAGTGTTTCCAGGGGGTGAAAAAAACACTGGTTCCTTTTTTTATCTTCTCAAGAATTAGGTAGGCTGACCAAATCCCATGTATGTAGAACCTCCCATTCCCTTCACAGTCAAATACAACAGCGCGTGTTTTGTGTATATCCTTTTCAAACCTAGGTTACATATCCAAATGTGCTAAACAGTTAAAATCTATCAATATCAGTTTAACTGTAAATTAACATGCATTCATATTTATGTGAAATCTCAAAAGGtatgattaattatatgacattatatatatgggGGTAACTGTGTGTATGGATATAACATTTGATATGatgttatatgtttaaCAAGTATTTATTAGTATGAGTGATGTATAGTGTATTGATTGAGAAATACTCCAATAAGTTAAGCCATAATTTGCTTTCTAGCATATCCAT encodes:
- a CDS encoding hypothetical protein (overlaps_old_locusTagID:BBM_III07880), with protein sequence MPVYPNGNDDDSLTPNELSEIIKRHNSTTSVASNIKSRIDKLCEFGVDLECINDNNKQEFISRVAAYLNNYKYKSHDRQIIQQLQMFGLTAPQAYNAVSLPVLTTEDVSAIVGTDDTQISNEVAEMVVKLIRDNLGNLDSQTK